GTTGCCTTGACGACGACAAGCACTCCTTTCGGCTGGAGTCCCCGGCACAGCGATTGGCATAAGTCCTCAGTCAGCCGTTCCTGCAGCTGCGGGCGGCGGGCCAGGACACCGACGGCCCGGGCAAAATGTCCGAAGCCGGCAATGCGCCCGTCTTGGGGATAATACGCAATATGGGCGGTCCCGAAGAACGGCAGGAGATGGTGCTCGCACATAGACTGGAAGCGGATATTGCGGACGGCTACCAAGCCGTTCGTCTGCGATAGAATCGGAGCGGCCCACTCGTCGTCAGGATTTTCCCGCAGGCCGGAAAAAAACTGGCTGAAGGCCTCAGCGACGCGGTACGGCGTCTTTTCCATGCCCAAGGCCGTCAAATCCAGTCCCAAGGCTTCCAAAAATTGTTTCATAGCCTGCACGGCTTCAGGATTGACCGGATAGGATGATGTCATTGTCGTCATAATCTCCTCCTTTTCCGTCCTCATATATTACAAAAGATAGTAGTAAGCGAAAATAAAAATCAGCCCCCCGACAATCACGAAAAACGGGCTGGCATACTGCTGCCGCAGGCTCTGCTTGTGATACAAATAAATTTCTTCCGGATTATCCGGGTTGTAGCGCAAATCCACTTCGTCGCCGGCGACGATATCCCATTCAGGCGAGCCGAAGCCATACCGGGCCCGATAGGTTTGTTCGCCGTCGCTGAACTCGACGACGGGAAAATACCGGTCGCCGCTTTTCGATTTCTGCTGCTCAAAGCCCAGCAGCGTACCTGTAGCAGCAGCCTTGCAGCGGCCGACGAGGCGGCGGAGCTTCCAGCCGTGATAGGTGCCGACGATGATAAACACGATGCCGATGAGAGCCGGCAGGTAATAAAATATGCTCATGAATGCGTTCCTCCTAAAACGACAGGTATCAGTGCGGTCCTTCCAGACGGGGCAAGCGCTTGACAATGACATAGGCTAACACGCCGCCGGCTGCGGCCGTCACGATTTGAGGCCAGCTCATGACCAGCAGTATCATGTGCCGTACGGCAGCGGGAAATTCCACATAGCTGAACAAGACATAAAAAGAGCCGTACACGACGGCGGCCTTGCACAGCGCCGCGCCAGCTAAACCGGCCGCGCGAAACCGCCGCAGCCCATCGACGGCGAAGACAAAGGCGCAGTTTCCGGCCGCGACGGGAAATATGAAGGGCAAAAAGGGCAGCATCCCTTCCAGCCAGGCAAAGACAGGCGTCACGCAGGCCACGACCAGACCGGCTTTCCGTCCGACGCTCCATACTGCCAGCACCAGACAAGCGTTGACCAGAGAGCCGATAACAAACATGCTGA
This region of Megasphaera stantonii genomic DNA includes:
- the folE gene encoding GTP cyclohydrolase I, with protein sequence MTTMTSSYPVNPEAVQAMKQFLEALGLDLTALGMEKTPYRVAEAFSQFFSGLRENPDDEWAAPILSQTNGLVAVRNIRFQSMCEHHLLPFFGTAHIAYYPQDGRIAGFGHFARAVGVLARRPQLQERLTEDLCQSLCRGLQPKGVLVVVKATHLCLMMREGMAADADIVTAATSGCLQAGTKEYDQAWKLLMGDAGAGTILMKEEESWTP
- a CDS encoding DUF3592 domain-containing protein; translation: MSIFYYLPALIGIVFIIVGTYHGWKLRRLVGRCKAAATGTLLGFEQQKSKSGDRYFPVVEFSDGEQTYRARYGFGSPEWDIVAGDEVDLRYNPDNPEEIYLYHKQSLRQQYASPFFVIVGGLIFIFAYYYLL
- a CDS encoding ECF transporter S component encodes the protein MNQSMTKRITRTGLLLAATLILQGLRLFIPVPPQVSMFVIGSLVNACLVLAVWSVGRKAGLVVACVTPVFAWLEGMLPFLPFIFPVAAGNCAFVFAVDGLRRFRAAGLAGAALCKAAVVYGSFYVLFSYVEFPAAVRHMILLVMSWPQIVTAAAGGVLAYVIVKRLPRLEGPH